From a region of the Trichocoleus sp. genome:
- a CDS encoding Ycf66 family protein, with protein MVNLGFGWSSVVGISLILAGAGLYFLRSMRPALARDQDIFFAAISLLCGGILFFQGWRLDPILQFAQFLSAGSAIWFATEAIRLRGITTEQAKRSTPVVDDERPVSRVYRAELDDLNSLDDRGERISTSRRIRGTRDARSGYEDDYRDDRRRSSRDSGFEAGERPRRSRSARPLPPDRSESRNDWNDEIDSSASRIRNTETPYGSSDYRSGGSETDAPTRSRRPRPSSEPSPRRRRGSAERPADYSTDYVDYQPIDYPDE; from the coding sequence ATGGTAAACCTTGGATTTGGCTGGAGTAGCGTCGTCGGCATTTCGCTGATTCTGGCGGGTGCTGGGCTGTATTTTTTGCGATCGATGCGTCCAGCATTAGCCCGTGACCAGGACATCTTTTTTGCAGCAATCTCCCTTCTCTGCGGCGGGATTCTCTTTTTCCAGGGCTGGCGGCTCGATCCGATTCTGCAATTTGCCCAGTTCCTTTCTGCTGGCTCAGCGATTTGGTTTGCTACAGAAGCAATCCGGCTACGGGGAATCACGACCGAACAAGCCAAACGATCGACTCCAGTTGTGGATGATGAGCGTCCAGTGAGTCGAGTTTATCGAGCAGAGTTAGATGATCTCAATTCCCTTGATGATCGGGGAGAGCGCATCAGCACCTCTCGGCGAATTCGAGGCACTCGTGATGCCCGTAGCGGCTATGAGGACGACTATCGAGATGATCGTCGCCGTTCCAGTCGTGATAGCGGATTTGAGGCTGGAGAGCGTCCTCGTCGTTCTCGCTCGGCTCGTCCTTTGCCACCCGATCGTTCTGAGTCTCGGAATGACTGGAATGATGAAATTGACAGCAGCGCGTCACGCATTCGGAACACCGAGACGCCCTATGGTTCCAGTGATTATCGCTCTGGTGGCTCTGAGACTGATGCGCCAACCCGCTCTCGGAGACCTCGTCCTTCCTCTGAACCTTCTCCTCGACGACGCCGGGGCAGCGCTGAACGTCCAGCAGACTACTCAACAGATTATGTAGATTATCAGCCGATCGACTATCCAGACGAGTAG
- a CDS encoding amino acid ABC transporter ATP-binding protein, with translation MEIQAPAIRFDRLIKNFGSLQVLKGISGCINQGEVVAIIGSSGCGKSTLLRCFNRLETINDGQLTVNGIDLSQPSLSSQLLRQLRAEVGMVFQQFNLFPHMTVLDNLTLSPRKVLSVSAKESSRMARFYLDKVGLLEKAEAYPDQLSGGQKQRVAIARSLCMRPKIMLFDEPTSALDPELVGEVLTTMQQLAEEGMTMVVVTHEMAFAREVAHRVMFLNQGQVEEEGPARQVLTYPKSDRLQAFLSRMTFARA, from the coding sequence ATGGAAATTCAGGCTCCAGCAATTCGCTTCGATCGGCTGATTAAAAATTTTGGCTCCCTTCAAGTGCTTAAAGGAATTAGCGGCTGCATCAATCAAGGAGAGGTTGTTGCGATTATTGGCTCATCTGGCTGTGGTAAAAGCACATTGCTTCGCTGTTTTAATCGGCTGGAAACTATCAATGACGGTCAGCTAACGGTCAATGGCATCGACCTGTCACAACCAAGTTTAAGCAGCCAATTGCTTCGCCAACTCCGTGCAGAAGTGGGAATGGTCTTTCAGCAATTCAATCTTTTCCCACATATGACGGTGCTAGACAATCTCACCCTCTCGCCCCGGAAGGTGTTAAGCGTCTCTGCGAAAGAAAGTTCTCGGATGGCACGGTTCTATCTGGATAAAGTCGGCTTACTCGAAAAAGCAGAGGCTTATCCTGATCAGCTTTCTGGAGGACAAAAACAGCGGGTCGCGATTGCCCGATCGCTCTGTATGCGTCCCAAAATTATGCTGTTTGATGAGCCGACCAGTGCCCTCGATCCTGAACTCGTTGGCGAAGTTTTGACCACAATGCAGCAGCTCGCCGAAGAAGGCATGACGATGGTTGTCGTGACGCATGAAATGGCATTTGCCCGCGAGGTAGCTCATCGAGTCATGTTCCTTAACCAGGGACAGGTCGAAGAAGAAGGGCCGGCTCGGCAAGTATTAACCTATCCCAAGAGCGATCGGCTTCAGGCATTTTTGAGCCGGATGACATTTGCGAGGGCGTAG
- a CDS encoding YggT family protein encodes MTAATIAAWILTPVFGLMILLFIFRIVLTWYPQVDLNRLPFNVIFLITEPLLSPVRKIVPPLGGVDIAPIIWVGIFSLLREILLGQQGLLTMLDRTL; translated from the coding sequence ATGACTGCTGCCACGATCGCCGCTTGGATACTTACCCCTGTTTTTGGACTCATGATCCTGTTGTTTATTTTTCGGATCGTCCTAACCTGGTATCCTCAAGTTGATCTAAATCGGCTTCCCTTCAACGTAATCTTTCTCATCACTGAGCCGCTCCTGAGCCCTGTTCGTAAAATTGTGCCTCCGCTCGGTGGTGTGGACATCGCGCCCATTATTTGGGTTGGCATCTTCAGTTTGCTCCGTGAGATCCTTCTGGGTCAGCAAGGGTTGCTCACCATGCTCGATCGGACTCTTTAA
- a CDS encoding basic amino acid ABC transporter substrate-binding protein → MVQLTRSRFLRQLGLSFISLCCVVIFSACGSGTPSNSTSPTTEASSNGAATTLKVALDPTFPPFQSQTGDGKFEGFDIDLINAVAEAEGLKLDMQGLPFDGIIPALQSGTVDLTISTMTITPDRAKVVNFSRPYFKSGQAIAVKEANNDITSYESLKGKKIAVQIGTVGAEKANAAQATAVRTFDNTPLALQELLNGNVDAVIADSPVVLYAIKSGSASGVKVAGNLLTEEYYGIATPQGSPSLEKINAGLKTIIENGKYKQIYQKWFGNIEPPQLPDKA, encoded by the coding sequence ATGGTTCAACTCACTCGATCGCGATTTCTTCGGCAGCTTGGACTCAGTTTTATTAGTCTCTGTTGTGTCGTTATTTTTTCAGCTTGTGGTTCGGGCACCCCTTCCAACAGTACAAGCCCAACAACAGAAGCCAGTTCTAACGGGGCAGCAACGACTTTAAAAGTGGCACTTGATCCCACCTTTCCGCCATTCCAATCTCAAACAGGGGACGGCAAATTTGAAGGATTTGACATCGATTTGATCAACGCGGTAGCAGAAGCAGAAGGGTTAAAGCTAGATATGCAGGGGCTACCCTTTGACGGCATTATTCCAGCGCTGCAATCTGGAACAGTCGATTTGACTATCAGCACCATGACGATCACGCCCGATCGCGCCAAGGTTGTTAATTTCTCTCGTCCTTACTTCAAGTCGGGACAGGCAATTGCTGTGAAGGAGGCAAATAATGACATCACATCCTACGAATCCTTAAAAGGCAAGAAAATTGCAGTTCAGATTGGAACAGTTGGCGCAGAGAAAGCAAATGCTGCCCAGGCTACTGCAGTTCGTACGTTTGACAACACGCCCCTCGCACTTCAGGAATTGCTCAATGGCAATGTAGACGCTGTGATTGCTGATTCTCCAGTCGTTCTTTACGCCATTAAGTCAGGCAGCGCATCGGGGGTCAAAGTAGCGGGAAATTTGTTGACCGAAGAGTATTATGGAATCGCTACCCCTCAGGGTTCGCCTAGCCTGGAAAAAATTAATGCTGGACTCAAGACGATCATAGAGAACGGCAAATATAAGCAGATTTACCAAAAGTGGTTTGGCAACATTGAGCCGCCTCAACTACCTGATAAAGCCTAA
- a CDS encoding photosystem II reaction center X protein yields MTPSLANFLYSLLAGVAIVVIPVVVGLVFISQKDKIQRS; encoded by the coding sequence ATGACACCCTCTCTAGCAAACTTTCTTTATAGCCTTCTGGCTGGCGTAGCAATCGTAGTTATTCCCGTCGTTGTTGGTCTAGTTTTTATTAGCCAAAAAGATAAAATTCAGCGTTCGTAG
- a CDS encoding Npun_R2821/Npun_R2822 family protein, with the protein MNRGIYIVANDRVQEQSIALLNSIRLYDSETPVVLIPYDENYTSVLAALRPHNVKLFPDLSLIESLSNQLYEIFGEQFFDKPNKLRKQACWFGEFDEFLYIDTDIVVFEKIIDNLNYLADYDFICADYQHKTGICNVFSPQVLTAGIFTETELQDVFNSGFWAAKKHLISESALRTYSAECAAHPEYFDFSGKVSDQPILNYMVLKQIPRRLNLTRRPEQAPGNWAGSSHFAVKGDRLIDPTVNQPLQFLHWAGIPIKPGCPYWETWKHYRYLGEPEPEFPLQPVSSQPNLWQKAIRKLRAIG; encoded by the coding sequence ATGAATCGCGGCATTTATATCGTGGCAAACGATCGAGTTCAGGAACAGTCGATTGCCCTGCTCAACAGCATTCGCTTATACGATTCAGAAACGCCTGTTGTTCTCATTCCCTATGACGAAAACTATACTTCCGTCCTGGCAGCGCTTCGGCCCCATAACGTTAAGTTATTTCCCGATCTTTCTCTGATCGAGTCACTTTCAAATCAGCTATATGAGATTTTTGGAGAGCAGTTTTTTGACAAGCCAAATAAACTCAGAAAACAGGCTTGCTGGTTTGGGGAGTTTGACGAATTTCTTTATATCGACACTGATATTGTTGTCTTTGAAAAAATTATTGACAACCTAAACTATCTCGCTGATTACGATTTTATCTGCGCCGACTATCAACACAAAACAGGCATTTGCAACGTCTTTTCCCCGCAAGTGCTGACAGCAGGCATTTTTACCGAAACAGAATTACAAGATGTTTTTAACAGTGGTTTTTGGGCAGCCAAAAAACATCTCATTTCTGAATCAGCCTTGCGAACCTACTCCGCCGAATGTGCTGCCCATCCTGAATATTTTGACTTTTCTGGCAAAGTTTCCGATCAGCCAATTTTGAACTATATGGTTCTAAAGCAGATTCCACGTCGCCTGAATCTGACCCGCCGACCAGAACAAGCTCCCGGCAACTGGGCAGGTAGCTCTCACTTTGCAGTAAAAGGCGATCGACTCATCGATCCCACGGTCAACCAACCGCTACAGTTCCTTCACTGGGCAGGCATTCCAATCAAACCAGGCTGTCCTTATTGGGAAACTTGGAAGCACTATCGCTATTTAGGCGAGCCAGAGCCAGAATTTCCGCTTCAGCCAGTCTCATCTCAGCCGAACCTATGGCAGAAGGCAATTCGCAAGCTGAGGGCGATCGGTTAA
- a CDS encoding basic amino acid ABC transporter substrate-binding protein, producing MDAFTRSRFLRRVLPGFLTTSSILTLAACTKSDSTNQALTTNSVSADSASSNVLKVTTAPNYPPFSYIALDGSLQGFDISLINAVGEAANFLIQFKPVELFDDIIRGLYSREADAAIIAMTITPDRAKAVSFSRPYFKSGLVIAVKDSDTTITSPEALTNKQIGVETGTTGATKARSIPRAIVVGYDSAPIAFQELIAGNVDAVIGDAAATQDAIKKGYVKGVKTVGGLLTEEFYGIATPKGSPHLAIINQGLTKIMSNGTYRSLYQTWFGGEPPALPEQAPS from the coding sequence ATGGATGCTTTTACCCGATCGCGTTTTCTTCGCCGCGTTTTACCTGGTTTTCTCACTACATCTAGCATTCTTACTCTGGCTGCCTGCACGAAATCAGATTCTACCAATCAGGCTCTAACAACCAACTCTGTATCGGCAGATTCAGCCAGTTCTAATGTTCTTAAAGTTACAACTGCTCCAAATTATCCGCCCTTCTCCTACATTGCCCTAGACGGATCGCTTCAAGGATTTGACATCAGCCTCATTAATGCAGTGGGTGAAGCTGCCAATTTTCTCATTCAGTTCAAGCCAGTTGAGCTTTTTGATGACATTATTCGCGGCTTGTACAGCAGAGAAGCGGATGCTGCCATCATTGCCATGACTATCACCCCCGATCGCGCTAAAGCAGTTTCGTTTTCTCGTCCTTACTTCAAGTCAGGGCTAGTGATTGCTGTCAAAGACTCAGACACCACTATTACTTCGCCCGAAGCTTTGACAAATAAGCAAATTGGCGTTGAAACAGGGACAACTGGCGCAACCAAAGCGCGATCGATTCCGCGTGCCATTGTGGTCGGCTATGATTCCGCTCCGATCGCTTTCCAAGAACTCATCGCAGGCAATGTTGATGCAGTGATTGGGGATGCTGCAGCTACCCAAGATGCTATCAAAAAGGGATATGTTAAGGGCGTCAAAACAGTGGGGGGGCTATTAACTGAAGAATTCTATGGCATTGCCACCCCGAAAGGCTCACCTCATTTGGCGATCATTAACCAGGGGTTGACCAAAATTATGTCAAATGGAACCTATCGCAGCCTTTATCAAACCTGGTTTGGAGGTGAACCCCCTGCCCTACCCGAACAAGCGCCATCTTAA
- a CDS encoding serine/threonine-protein kinase: MTLVQCSRGHPNPLDNRFCSLCGEKLVTEAVQKDLILCDRYRVLQELGHGGFGRTYLAEDLNRFNEACVLKEFAPQVQGTFSLQKAEELFEREAGILYNLQHPQIPRFRELFRATLGDRSYLFLVQDYIAGDTYRQSLLQRLKQGKTFTETEIHQLFENLLPVLQYIHSVGVIHRDISPDNLIARSSDQLPVLIDFGGVKRIAAEAESQFVAPGVASPVTRLGKVGYAPKEQMQQGVVSPQSDLYALAVTALVLLTGQEPSELLHPGEATWKHLALSPGFSQILARMLAEQPGNRYPSAQEVLQALHNIDSPQGGKDSASSGDTTPPDHQTASFQGTQTIAPISEKSRWASRSFQQRWILPALLLIGLGMAWGWRDRWLPLLNRTPVVASDVTGQSALENRRQSLGINAQFLVNLTNQTFYKRYPNQEGRVLLNRPEDQQWQRAWNDIADEWLTLLEKNISPEARQKLGSYTKADREAWKQQVNQLYVGSRSLFDLTDAKFFHLFPQEQGKDFVEQPIGQIWQAIAADQVKNLQDGKTLERVQFSQGTFSKQVNGTIAPGEGRVYTANLSQGQILRLNLQAPAQSTRISLYPPRPTSTLPALLEDAPATTWTGALPQSGYYEIVVVAHADALIQYQLNLAVDNVTSAPIEATDPEAPEAKN; this comes from the coding sequence ATGACACTTGTACAGTGTAGTCGAGGGCATCCCAACCCACTTGACAACCGATTTTGCTCCTTATGTGGCGAGAAGCTGGTTACTGAAGCAGTCCAGAAAGATTTGATATTGTGCGATCGATACCGCGTTTTGCAAGAACTGGGGCATGGTGGCTTTGGGCGTACCTATCTGGCAGAGGATCTCAATCGGTTTAATGAAGCTTGTGTCCTGAAGGAGTTTGCACCCCAGGTTCAAGGCACTTTCTCTCTTCAAAAAGCAGAGGAGCTATTTGAGCGGGAAGCTGGCATTCTCTACAATTTACAGCATCCTCAGATTCCGCGCTTTCGGGAATTATTTCGGGCAACCCTGGGCGATCGAAGCTATTTGTTTTTAGTACAGGATTACATTGCAGGCGACACCTATCGACAATCGCTACTTCAGCGTTTGAAGCAAGGTAAAACTTTTACAGAAACCGAGATTCATCAGTTATTTGAGAACCTGTTGCCCGTTCTACAATACATTCACTCCGTTGGAGTAATTCACCGCGACATTTCACCCGACAATTTAATTGCGCGATCGAGCGATCAACTGCCTGTTCTAATTGATTTTGGTGGCGTTAAACGAATCGCCGCGGAGGCAGAATCTCAGTTTGTAGCGCCTGGCGTTGCTTCACCTGTTACCCGCCTTGGCAAAGTTGGTTATGCGCCTAAAGAACAGATGCAACAAGGAGTTGTTTCTCCTCAAAGTGACCTCTATGCTTTGGCAGTGACTGCTCTCGTTTTGCTGACTGGGCAAGAGCCTTCAGAGCTTCTGCATCCTGGCGAGGCAACATGGAAACACCTTGCCCTTAGCCCTGGCTTCAGTCAAATTCTTGCCCGAATGCTGGCAGAGCAGCCTGGAAATCGCTACCCTTCTGCCCAAGAGGTTTTACAGGCACTCCATAACATCGACAGCCCTCAAGGCGGCAAAGATTCAGCAAGTTCAGGGGATACTACGCCGCCGGATCATCAGACTGCATCTTTCCAGGGGACTCAAACGATTGCCCCTATTTCCGAAAAATCGAGGTGGGCTAGCCGATCGTTTCAACAAAGATGGATTCTGCCTGCTTTATTGCTGATTGGACTGGGCATGGCGTGGGGCTGGCGCGATCGGTGGTTACCATTGCTGAACCGGACTCCTGTAGTTGCTTCGGATGTAACCGGTCAGTCTGCGCTCGAAAATCGCCGCCAAAGCCTGGGGATCAATGCCCAATTTCTTGTCAATTTAACAAATCAAACATTCTACAAACGCTATCCCAATCAAGAGGGACGTGTTTTATTGAATCGTCCTGAAGACCAGCAGTGGCAGCGTGCCTGGAATGACATCGCGGACGAGTGGCTTACTCTGCTAGAGAAGAATATTAGTCCCGAAGCAAGGCAAAAATTGGGCAGCTATACCAAAGCCGATCGCGAAGCCTGGAAACAGCAGGTCAATCAGCTTTATGTTGGCAGTCGATCCCTGTTTGACTTAACAGACGCCAAATTCTTTCACCTATTTCCACAGGAGCAAGGAAAAGACTTTGTTGAACAACCGATCGGGCAAATCTGGCAGGCGATTGCTGCCGATCAGGTCAAAAACCTTCAGGATGGTAAAACTCTGGAGCGAGTTCAGTTTAGCCAGGGAACTTTTAGCAAGCAGGTGAACGGGACGATTGCGCCTGGAGAAGGACGAGTCTACACGGCAAATCTTTCCCAAGGGCAGATCTTACGCCTTAATCTTCAGGCTCCCGCTCAAAGTACCCGGATTTCACTTTACCCACCCCGTCCCACATCAACGCTTCCAGCACTCTTGGAGGATGCCCCTGCAACTACCTGGACAGGAGCACTCCCTCAGTCAGGCTATTACGAAATTGTTGTCGTTGCCCATGCTGATGCATTGATACAGTATCAACTCAATTTAGCAGTGGACAACGTGACTTCCGCCCCGATCGAAGCAACCGACCCAGAGGCTCCAGAAGCTAAGAATTAG
- the queA gene encoding tRNA preQ1(34) S-adenosylmethionine ribosyltransferase-isomerase QueA: MAATDPILFDTKSALTTESDGLPTSNIDLLLDSYAYVLPEERIAQNPAIPRDSSRLLVVDVAPQYHHHVFRDLPDLLKPGDLLVLNDTRVIPARLYGYKPNGSSAEVLLLEEQQQPNQWLALVKPGRRLKPGAQIEFWGELQPRTGNRPKLTATVLAADPATGGRYLAFDIPEGQSLLPWLTSLGSVPLPPYITDSEANSEQYQTVYADRPGSAAAPTAGLHFTPELLDRLEAQGIQHTFITLHVGVGTFRPVEAPDITQHQMHGEWLEVSAETVEKIRQAKAKGGRVIAVGTTAVRSLEGAAQSGELQPYCGKTELFIYPGYQWRVVEGLITNFHLPKSSLMMLVSALIGRKRLLDLYQTAIDQQYRFYSFGDAMLILPEARV, encoded by the coding sequence ATGGCTGCAACTGATCCAATACTTTTTGACACAAAATCTGCTTTAACGACAGAATCTGACGGATTGCCAACGAGCAATATCGATCTCCTGCTCGACTCCTACGCCTATGTGCTGCCAGAAGAGCGCATTGCTCAGAACCCAGCCATTCCAAGAGACAGTTCACGTCTGCTGGTGGTTGATGTTGCACCTCAGTATCATCACCACGTTTTTCGAGATTTGCCTGATCTTCTTAAACCTGGAGATCTGCTAGTGCTCAATGATACCCGCGTCATTCCAGCTCGGCTCTACGGCTATAAACCGAATGGCAGCAGCGCAGAAGTTTTGCTGCTAGAAGAACAACAGCAGCCAAACCAATGGTTGGCTTTAGTCAAACCGGGTCGGCGGCTCAAACCTGGTGCACAAATTGAATTTTGGGGAGAGTTGCAGCCGAGAACAGGCAATCGACCCAAGCTAACCGCAACAGTATTAGCGGCTGATCCAGCAACAGGCGGGCGCTACTTAGCCTTTGACATTCCCGAAGGACAGTCTCTTTTGCCGTGGCTCACCAGTTTAGGCAGCGTGCCGCTTCCTCCCTACATCACTGATTCAGAGGCGAATTCAGAGCAGTATCAGACGGTCTACGCCGATCGCCCCGGTTCTGCCGCTGCTCCTACTGCTGGGCTGCACTTCACGCCAGAGTTGCTCGATCGGCTGGAAGCACAAGGGATTCAACACACATTTATCACTCTTCATGTCGGTGTTGGCACATTTCGACCCGTCGAAGCTCCGGATATTACTCAGCACCAAATGCATGGTGAATGGCTTGAAGTATCGGCTGAAACAGTTGAGAAAATCCGCCAGGCCAAGGCAAAGGGCGGCAGAGTGATTGCTGTCGGGACAACCGCAGTTCGATCGCTAGAAGGGGCAGCTCAATCAGGGGAACTTCAGCCCTACTGCGGCAAAACAGAACTCTTTATCTATCCGGGCTATCAATGGCGAGTTGTTGAAGGGCTCATTACCAACTTCCATTTGCCAAAGTCGAGCTTGATGATGCTGGTGAGTGCCTTGATTGGACGAAAAAGACTTCTGGACTTGTACCAAACCGCGATCGATCAGCAATATCGCTTTTACTCATTTGGCGATGCCATGCTGATTTTGCCAGAAGCGCGAGTTTAA
- a CDS encoding amino acid ABC transporter permease, which produces MIQAIEVIQRAIPSLMLGALTTLQLTAISIVFGLVAGSLIGISRLSSFRLVGFAARVYTDFFRGTPLLVQIFMIYFGIPALLRSMGLSFTLNQWTAAVVALSLNSAAYIAEIVRAGVQSIDLGQREASQSLGLGSMQTMRYVVFPQAFRRMIPPLGNEFISMLKDTSLVAVIGFEELFRRGQLIVAQSFRAFEIYFAVALVYLALTLLSSQAFSLLEWWMNPLERSKQRATRAEQGTGASS; this is translated from the coding sequence GTGATTCAAGCTATTGAAGTCATCCAGAGAGCCATTCCAAGCCTTATGTTGGGTGCGCTAACAACTCTGCAACTCACCGCGATTTCGATCGTGTTTGGCTTGGTCGCTGGCTCGCTGATTGGCATCTCTCGGCTGTCTTCTTTCCGTCTAGTGGGCTTTGCTGCCAGGGTGTATACCGATTTTTTCCGAGGAACACCCCTGCTGGTACAGATCTTTATGATCTACTTTGGGATTCCGGCTCTGCTGCGATCGATGGGTCTGTCGTTTACGCTGAATCAGTGGACAGCCGCTGTCGTTGCCCTCAGCCTCAATAGTGCTGCTTATATTGCGGAGATTGTCCGGGCAGGAGTTCAGTCGATTGACCTGGGACAGCGAGAAGCCTCTCAATCTCTGGGGCTAGGTTCGATGCAGACGATGCGCTATGTCGTGTTTCCACAAGCCTTTCGCCGGATGATTCCCCCGCTAGGGAATGAGTTTATCAGTATGCTCAAAGACACTAGCCTGGTGGCGGTGATTGGGTTTGAAGAACTGTTTCGTCGGGGACAGCTGATCGTAGCGCAAAGTTTTAGGGCATTTGAAATTTACTTTGCGGTTGCCCTGGTTTATCTAGCACTGACTTTACTTTCCTCTCAGGCATTTAGTCTGCTGGAATGGTGGATGAATCCCCTGGAGCGATCGAAGCAACGCGCCACAAGAGCAGAGCAGGGCACTGGGGCCAGCAGCTAG
- a CDS encoding trypsin-like peptidase domain-containing protein, protein MNSKILRSATSGLAILGTAFSFSILNAISPVELLNPAHLGQTNASRALAQDVEEDVNVKVYQQASPAVVSIESESGTGSGSIITADGLVLTNAHVVSGSQKVKVTLADGREFEGDVVAFGDSGLDLAAVKIIGQTNLPTVKLAAPNTISVGQRAFAIGNPFGQFQGTFTTGIVSRVDSNRGLIQTDAAINPGNSGGPLLNSHGELIGVNSAIFSPGSNGSNTGIGFAIVIDRVQPFLTAVREGRAQRVAQQSPLLGGGYSAQRIALNRSVTGQLNQESSVLPTDRSFFNAYTFEGRAGQQVQVEMSSSEVDPYLILLAPDGQNLAQDDDSAGGSNARLSATLPTNGIYTVLANTYTPGETGSYSIRLGTGSATARQQPNSPSQRPNAVAQLPEPTPGQPSPGRPNPGQPNPGQPSPEQPSPSPRQTGRALLQEQGNLGPGAPVLPSDGSFYREHRFEGREGQAITISLQSRDFVPFLIVVDPGDRVIAQSQDIAPTSSSSEVSLTLPAAGNYRIIANSYAPDGRGQYTLIVR, encoded by the coding sequence ATGAATAGCAAAATTCTGCGCTCGGCAACTTCAGGCTTGGCAATCCTTGGAACCGCATTCAGCTTTAGTATTTTGAATGCAATTAGCCCGGTTGAGCTTTTAAATCCAGCACATCTTGGTCAGACAAATGCTTCCAGAGCACTTGCCCAAGACGTTGAAGAGGATGTCAATGTCAAAGTATATCAGCAAGCCAGCCCCGCAGTCGTATCGATCGAATCAGAGTCGGGTACAGGCAGTGGCAGCATAATCACAGCGGATGGATTGGTGCTTACGAATGCCCATGTAGTCAGCGGCTCTCAGAAGGTGAAAGTAACACTGGCTGATGGTAGAGAGTTTGAGGGAGATGTAGTCGCATTTGGCGATAGTGGGCTAGACTTGGCAGCCGTTAAAATTATTGGGCAGACAAACCTACCCACAGTGAAGCTTGCGGCTCCAAATACGATTTCAGTAGGGCAGCGAGCCTTCGCGATCGGCAATCCATTTGGACAATTTCAGGGAACCTTCACGACTGGAATTGTTAGCCGAGTTGACAGCAACCGAGGACTGATTCAAACCGACGCAGCCATCAACCCCGGCAATTCGGGCGGTCCGTTGCTCAATAGCCATGGTGAGCTAATTGGGGTCAATAGTGCTATCTTCTCTCCCGGCAGCAACGGCAGCAATACCGGAATTGGGTTTGCCATCGTGATTGATCGGGTGCAGCCCTTCTTAACAGCGGTGCGAGAAGGACGGGCACAGCGGGTTGCTCAGCAGTCTCCATTATTGGGTGGTGGTTACTCAGCCCAGCGGATTGCGCTCAATCGTTCTGTGACAGGTCAACTCAATCAAGAAAGCAGCGTTCTACCAACCGATCGCAGCTTTTTCAACGCCTATACTTTTGAAGGACGAGCCGGACAGCAAGTTCAAGTCGAAATGAGCAGCAGTGAAGTTGATCCTTATCTGATTTTGCTGGCTCCCGATGGCCAAAACCTTGCCCAAGATGATGATAGTGCAGGCGGTTCAAATGCTCGACTGAGCGCAACATTGCCTACGAATGGCATCTACACGGTATTGGCAAACACCTATACTCCTGGTGAAACAGGTAGCTACAGCATTCGGCTCGGAACAGGTAGCGCTACAGCAAGACAGCAACCAAATTCCCCCTCTCAGCGACCAAATGCTGTTGCTCAACTGCCTGAACCTACCCCAGGACAGCCCAGTCCAGGACGACCCAACCCAGGACAACCCAACCCAGGACAACCCAGTCCAGAACAACCCAGTCCATCTCCTCGTCAAACAGGAAGAGCATTATTGCAGGAACAGGGTAATTTGGGTCCTGGAGCACCCGTTTTGCCCTCGGATGGCAGTTTCTACCGCGAACACCGTTTTGAGGGTAGAGAAGGACAGGCGATTACAATTTCATTGCAGAGCAGGGACTTTGTACCCTTCCTAATTGTTGTTGATCCAGGCGATCGAGTAATTGCTCAGAGCCAAGACATTGCCCCAACTAGCAGCAGTTCTGAAGTATCACTGACGCTGCCTGCCGCTGGCAATTACCGAATTATTGCCAACTCTTATGCACCCGATGGCAGAGGACAATACACTCTGATTGTTCGCTAA